The nucleotide window CGACGAGCACGCCGTCCCCACCCAGACCCAGGTCCTGGGCGCCCTGGACGCCGTGGTCGGCGACGACGACGTGGTCATCAACGCGGCCGGCTCGCTCCCCGGCGACCTGCACAAGCTCTGGCGGGCGCGCAGCCCGCGCCAGTACCACCTGGAGTACGGCTACTCCTGCATGGGCTACGAGATCCCGGCCGGCATCGGCGTCCAGCAGGCCGCCCCCGGCACCCCGGTCTGGTCACTGGTCGGCGACGGCACGTACCTCATGATGCCGACCGAGATCGTCACGGCCGTCCAGGAGGGGCTGCCCGTCAACCTGGTGCTCATCCAGAACCACGGGTACGCGTCCATCGGCGGGCTCTCCGAGTCGGTGGGCGCCGAGCGCTTCGGCACCGCCTACCGCTACCGGGCCCCCGACGGGACGTTCACCGGCGACCCGCTGCCGGTCGACCTGGCCGCCAACGCCGCCAGCCTCGGCATGGACGTCCTGCGCGCCAAGACCGTGCGCGAACTGCGCGACGCGCTGGCCACCGCCCGCGCCAGCGACCGGCCGACCTGCGTGTACGTCGAGACCGACCCGACGCCCACCGCCCCCGGCGCCGAAGCCTGGTGGGACGTACCGGTCGCCGAGGTCGCCTCCCGCGAGGCCGCCACCCGCGCCCGCGCGGCGTACGACGAGCAGGTCGCCGACCGCCGCCGCCACCTCTGACCGCCCCGCCCCGCCCCGTTCAGGACCTCCACGCCCACGAAAAGGACCCGTACCCCATGAAGAACATCGACCACTGGATCGGGGGGAAGCCCGTCGCGGGCGCCTCCGGCCGCTCCGGCCCCGTCTACGACCCGGCCACCGGCACCCAGGAGAAGCGGGTGCCCTTCGCCTCCGCGGACGAGGTGGACGCCGCCGTCGCCTCCGCGCAGGCCGCCTTCGAGAGCTGGGGCACCGCCTCGCTGGCCAGGCGCACCGCGGTGCTCTTCAAGTACCGCGAGCTGCTGGACGCGCACCGCGACGAGATCGCCGCGCTGATCACCGCCGAGCACGGCAAGGTGCACTCCGACGCGCTCGGCGAGGTCGCCCGGGGCATGGAGATCGTCGAACTCGCTTGTTCCGTACCGCAGTTGCTGAAGGGTGAGCTGTCGACCCAGGTCTCCACCCGGGTCGACGTGGCCTCGATCCGCCAGCCGCTCGGGGTCGTCGCCGGCATCACGCCGTTCAACTTCCCGGCCATGGTGCCGATGTGGATGTTCCCGCTGGCGATCGCGTGCGGCAACACCTTCGTGCTCAAGCCGAGCGAGAAGGACCCCTCCGCCTCGTTCCGGCTGGCCGAACTGGCCTCCGAGGCCGGGCTGCCGGACGGCGTGCTCAACGTCGTGCAGGGCGACAAGGAGGCCGTCGACCGCCTCCTGGAGCACCCGGACGTCAGGGCCGTCTCCTTCGTGGGCTCCACGCCCATCGCCAAGTACATCCAGCTCAAGGGCATCGAGCACGGCAAGCGCGTCCAGGCCCTCGGCGGCGCCAAGAACCACATGCTGGTGCTGCCCGACGCCGACCTGGACTTCGCCGCCGACCAGGCGGTCAGCGCCGCGTACGGCTCGGCCGGTGAGCGCTGCATGGCCGTCTCGGTGGTCGTCGCGGTCGGCGACACCGGCGACGAGCTGGTGGCGAAGATCGCCGAGCGGGCCGCGGGCCTGCGGATCGGCCCCGGCGGCGACCCCGCCAGCGAGATGGGCCCGCTCATCACCCGCGAGCACCGCGACAAGGTCGCCTCGTACGTGGCGGGCGCCGCCGCCCAGGGCGCCGAGGTCGTCGTGGACGGCACCGGCCTCACCGTGGCAGGGCACGAGGAGGGCTTCTTCCTCGGCGTCTCGCTCCTCGACAAGGTCCCGGTCACCGCGGACGCCTACCGGGACGAGATCTTCGGCCCGGTGCTGTGCGTGGTCCGCGCCGCGACGTACGACGAGGGCATCGCCCTCGTCAACGCCTCCCGCTGGGGCAACGGCACCGCGATCTTCACCCGGGACGGCGGCGCCGCCCGCCGCTTCCAGCTGGAGGTCCAGGCGGGCATGGTCGGCGTCAACGTGCCGATCCCGGTCCCGGTGGGCTACCACTCCTTCGGCGGCTGGAAGGACTCGCTGTTCGGAGGCCACCACATCTACGGCAACGACGGGATCGCCTTCTACACCCAGGGCAAGGTCGTCACCACCCGCTGGCCCGACCCGGCCGACAGCGGCGGCATCAACCTCGGCTTTCCCAGCAACTCCTGAAGAGAGGGGGCTCTCGTGGCAGAGACCGGCACCGCACGCCCGGCCGGCGCCGGGGCTTTCGAGCGCCTGGAGGTAGCCCTGGACCGGGGCAGTCCGATCCCGCTCTACTACCAGCTCGCCCAGCAGCTGGAGTCCGCCATCGAGCAGGGGGCGCTCGCCCCGGGCGACCTGCTGGGCAACGAGGTGGACATCGCCGCCCGCCTCGGCCTGTCCCGGCCGACCGTCCGCCAGGCGATCCAGTCCCTGGTCGAGAAGGGCCTGCTGGTACGCCGCCGGGGCATCGGCACCCAGGTGGTGCACAGCCAGGTCCGGCGCCCGCTGGAACTGAGCAGCCTGTACGACGACCTCGCCGCCGCCGGCCAGAGCCCCGCCACCCGGGTCCTGCGCAACGACGTCGAGTCCGCCTCCGCGGAGGTCGCCGCGGCCCTCGGCATACCCGAGGGCCGGGACGTCATCGTGCTGGAACGGCTGCGCTCCACCCACGGCGAGCCCATGGCGCACCTGCGCAACCACCTGCCCGCCGCGCTCCTCGACGCGGACACCGCGAAGCTCGAGTCGACCGGCCTCTACCGGATGATGCGGGCCGCCGGGATCACCCTGCACAGCGCCCGCCAGACCGTGGGCGCCCGCAGCGCCACCGCGGCCGAGGGCGCCCTGCTCGACGAACCCGCCGGAGCCGCGCTGCTCACCATGCGGCGCACGGCCTACGACGACACCGGCCGGGCCGTGGAGTACGGCACGCACGTCTACCGCGCCTCCCGCTACGCCTTCGACTTCCAACTGCTCGTCCGGCCCTGATCGGGCGCGGTCGCCGGGCTCGCGGTCCCCGCGCGACGGTAGGTTGGTCCGTGCGGCGCGGGTGCACCGAGCGTGTCGAACGGGAAGACCACTCCCATGGGAGACCACTCCCGGGAACGGAGACGGTCGGGTGGCGACGAGCGAGGAGAACGGTGTGGCGCGGCGGCAGCCCGACATGGCGGACGCCGCGGTGGTGCTGCTGGACGCCCACGCGGCGGTCACCGGCTGGACCGCCGACGCCGAACGGCTGTTCGGCCACCGCGGGGCCGACGTCGTGGGCCGCCCGGTGGCCGGCCTGCTGCTGCCCGAGGACGCGGCGCGCCTGCCCGCCCTGACGGCCCGGTGCGCGCGGGACGGCGGCTGGAGCGGGCTCCTGGCGGTGCGCCACCGGGACGGGCATCCCGTCGTCGCCACCGTCCGGGTCCTCCCGGCCGGGGAGGCGGCGGACGGCCCGCCCCGCTGGGTGGCCCTGGCCGCCGACACGGCGGGCACCCCCGGCTGGCGCATGAGCCGCGGGGCGCTGGAGCGGATGGCCGCGCACACACCGATCGGCATCGCCATGGTCGACGTCGACCTGCGGTTCGTCTGGTCGAACGCCGCGCTGGAACGGTTCGGCGGCGGGCCGGGGCGCGAGCGGATCGGCAAACGGCTCGCGGACATCCAGCCGGGCCTGGACGCGGAAGCCCTGGAAGGGGTGATGCGCCAGGTCCTGGCGACCGGCGAGAGCGTCGCCGGCTACGAGCACGTGGGCACGATCCGTTCGGCGCCCCACCGGCAGACCGCCCACGCCATGTCGTTCACCCGGCTCGACGACGACGCGGGCAGACCGCTCGGCGTGTACTACACGGTCGTGGACGTCACCGACCGCCACCGGGCCCGTGAGCGCCTCACCCTCCTGGACCAGGCGGGCGAGCGCATCGGCCGCACCCTGGACGTCACCCGGACCGCGCAGGAACTGGCCGACGTCGCGGTGCCGGGCCTCGCCGACCTCGTCACCGTCGACCTGCTGGAGACCGTCCTGGAGGGCGGCGAACTCGTCCCCGGACCGGTGGACGGGCCCGACGCCGCGCCGCTGCGCCGGGCCGCCCACCGGTCGGCCGACGACACGGCGGCACCCCCCGCCGGTGTCGGCCAGGTCGTCCGCTACCCCGCCGACGCGCCCCCGCTCACCGTCCTCACCAGCGGCGCGTCCTGGATCGAGGAGCGCCTCGACCCGCCGGCCGGGCGGTGGACCGCCGGCCCGCCCGGCGACGGGGCCGCCGCCTTCCCGGACCTCGGACTGCACACCGCGATGATCGTGCCCGTGCGGGCACGCGGCACCACGCTCGGCATCACCACGTTCTTCCGCCGCGGCCGCAAGGAGCCCTTCGACCGGGACGACCTGGCCCTGGCGGAGGAGTTCGTGGCGCGCGCCGCCCTGTGCCTGGACAACGCCCGCCGCTACACCCGCGAACGCGACGCCGCGCTGGTCCTGCAGCGTCACCTGCTGCCCCACCGGCTCCCCGAGCAGGACGCGATGGAGGTCGCGGCCTGCTACCGGCCCGCCGACGAACTGACCGGCCTCGGCGGGGACTGGTTCGACGTCATCCCGCTGTCGGGCGCCCGGGTCGCGCTCGTCGTGGGCGACGTCGTCGGGCACGGCATCGAGGCCGCCGCCGCCATGGGCCGGCTGCGGGCCGCCGTCCAGACCCTCGCCGACCTGGACCTGCCGCCCGAGGAGGTGCTGGCCCACCTCGACGACCTGGTCGACCGGTCCGCGAGCGAGGACGGGCCCGGCACCCCGCTGCGCGCCGACGGCGTACGGGCCAGGGGCGCCAGTTGCCTCTACGCGGTGTACGACCCGGTCGGCGGCCGGTGCGCCATGGCCTCCGCCGGCCACGCCCTGCCCGCCGTGGTCGCCCCGGACGGCACGGTGGACTTCCCCGGGCTGCCGCCGGGGCCCGGGCTGGGCATCGGCGGTCCGCCCTTCGAGGCGTTCGAACTGCGGCTCGCCGAGGGCAGCGTGCTCGCCCTGTTCACCGACGGCCTGCTCGCCGCCGAGGGCCCCGCGGGCCTGCGGGACGGCGCCGCCGACC belongs to Streptomyces sp. V3I8 and includes:
- a CDS encoding CoA-acylating methylmalonate-semialdehyde dehydrogenase → MKNIDHWIGGKPVAGASGRSGPVYDPATGTQEKRVPFASADEVDAAVASAQAAFESWGTASLARRTAVLFKYRELLDAHRDEIAALITAEHGKVHSDALGEVARGMEIVELACSVPQLLKGELSTQVSTRVDVASIRQPLGVVAGITPFNFPAMVPMWMFPLAIACGNTFVLKPSEKDPSASFRLAELASEAGLPDGVLNVVQGDKEAVDRLLEHPDVRAVSFVGSTPIAKYIQLKGIEHGKRVQALGGAKNHMLVLPDADLDFAADQAVSAAYGSAGERCMAVSVVVAVGDTGDELVAKIAERAAGLRIGPGGDPASEMGPLITREHRDKVASYVAGAAAQGAEVVVDGTGLTVAGHEEGFFLGVSLLDKVPVTADAYRDEIFGPVLCVVRAATYDEGIALVNASRWGNGTAIFTRDGGAARRFQLEVQAGMVGVNVPIPVPVGYHSFGGWKDSLFGGHHIYGNDGIAFYTQGKVVTTRWPDPADSGGINLGFPSNS
- a CDS encoding GntR family transcriptional regulator, translated to MAETGTARPAGAGAFERLEVALDRGSPIPLYYQLAQQLESAIEQGALAPGDLLGNEVDIAARLGLSRPTVRQAIQSLVEKGLLVRRRGIGTQVVHSQVRRPLELSSLYDDLAAAGQSPATRVLRNDVESASAEVAAALGIPEGRDVIVLERLRSTHGEPMAHLRNHLPAALLDADTAKLESTGLYRMMRAAGITLHSARQTVGARSATAAEGALLDEPAGAALLTMRRTAYDDTGRAVEYGTHVYRASRYAFDFQLLVRP
- a CDS encoding SpoIIE family protein phosphatase encodes the protein MATSEENGVARRQPDMADAAVVLLDAHAAVTGWTADAERLFGHRGADVVGRPVAGLLLPEDAARLPALTARCARDGGWSGLLAVRHRDGHPVVATVRVLPAGEAADGPPRWVALAADTAGTPGWRMSRGALERMAAHTPIGIAMVDVDLRFVWSNAALERFGGGPGRERIGKRLADIQPGLDAEALEGVMRQVLATGESVAGYEHVGTIRSAPHRQTAHAMSFTRLDDDAGRPLGVYYTVVDVTDRHRARERLTLLDQAGERIGRTLDVTRTAQELADVAVPGLADLVTVDLLETVLEGGELVPGPVDGPDAAPLRRAAHRSADDTAAPPAGVGQVVRYPADAPPLTVLTSGASWIEERLDPPAGRWTAGPPGDGAAAFPDLGLHTAMIVPVRARGTTLGITTFFRRGRKEPFDRDDLALAEEFVARAALCLDNARRYTRERDAALVLQRHLLPHRLPEQDAMEVAACYRPADELTGLGGDWFDVIPLSGARVALVVGDVVGHGIEAAAAMGRLRAAVQTLADLDLPPEEVLAHLDDLVDRSASEDGPGTPLRADGVRARGASCLYAVYDPVGGRCAMASAGHALPAVVAPDGTVDFPGLPPGPGLGIGGPPFEAFELRLAEGSVLALFTDGLLAAEGPAGLRDGAADRERLRRALEQPAAGLDDRCLAAVDALVPVRPPDDVVLLLARARRLPADRMVSWELPADPATVAEVRKRTSRQLCEWGLDDLTFTTELVVSELVTNAIRHATGPITLRLIMSRTLVCEVWDASPTAPHLRHPKTTDEGGRGLFLISRCTQRWGTRYTQDGKIIWTEQSLTGPSV